GAAAGATGAAGATATACCGCTGGAAGTACGGATCTCCGGCTGGAGCCCTTTTATACCAACAGATGAAGATAATTCCAGTTTGCCTGTGGGCGCATTGGAGTATCATTTCACCAATAACAGTACGAATACGGTAACGGCTGTATTTTCTTTTAATACCCGCAACTTTATGGTGCAGGGAGGGCAGGGGAGTATTCAACCCATTCAGCGCGGTTTTGTACTCACACAGCAGGGAACGCAGGAGAAGCCGCATTTGCAGGGCAGCTTTGCCATTTACACAGATGCTGCCGATACGGTGGTGGATCATTGCTGGTTTCGCGGCGGATGGTGGGATGCGCTCACTATGGCCTGGAATACCGTTAAAGCAGGGGAAATAAAACAGCATGACCCCGTGGAAAGCGATGCGCCGGGTGCATCCCTGTTTGTACCGTTAACGCTGGAACCCGGAGCTACAAAGACGATCCGGGTAATGATGGCCTGGTATGTACCGGACACGAATCTTCGTATAGGCGAGTACGTGGAAAAGAAAGATTGTCTCCCTGAAAAGGGATGCTGCGTAGATTCGTCAGCGTTAGGAATAAACAAAAATACATTGTATACCGGCACTTATCATAAACCCTGGTACAGCAGCCGGTTTAAGGACATCGCCGAAGTGGCGGATTACTGGACCACGAATTATACCACTTTATATAAGAATACGGCGTTGTTCCGCGACGCTTTTTATGCCAGCACTTTACCGCCTGAAGTAATGGAAGCCGTGGCGGCAAACCTTACCATCATCAAATCGCCTACCGTTATGCGGCAATACGACGGCCGCATGTGGAACTGGGAAGGTTGTGGTGATAATGAAGGGTCCTGCCACGGATCATGCACACATGTATGGAATTATGCACAGGCTATCCCGCATCTTTTTCCTGCACTGGAAAGAAGTTTACGGCATACGGAATTTTGTGAAAATCAGAGCCCCGAAGGTCATCAGGGATTCAGGGCCAACCTGCCCATTTCCCCGTTGAAACACGACTTCCATGCTGCATCCGACGGGCAGCTGGGCGGTATCATGAAAGTGTACCGCGAATGGCGGATCAGCGGTGATAACAACTGGCTGAAGAAAATGTACCCGATGGTAAAGGTGAGCATGGATTATTGCAGCCATACCTGGGACCCGAAAGGGAAAGGAGTGGTAGAGGAACCGCATCATAATACTTATGACATTGAATTCTGGGGGCCTACAGGTATTTGCACCAGCTTTTATTTAGGCGCTTTGCAGGCTATTATAAAGATGGGACATTTTCTGAAAGAAGATGTTTCCGGTTATGAAAAGTTATATGCACGCGGGCAGGATTTTATGGAGCAGGAATTATTCAATGGTGAATATTTCACACAGCAGATCAGGTATAAAGACCTGGTAGCGGCCGACCCGGTAAAGGGCGGCGCCTCTTCTCAATCAAAGGAATCACTGGCAATACTGGAGAAAGAAGGCCCGAAATACCAGTATGGAACCGGCTGTTTATCCGATGGGGTATTAGGTGCCTGGATAGCCGGTATGTGCGGACTGGAAGATCCGCTTGATAAGAAAAAAACAACACAGCACCTTACAGCCGTGCACCAATATAATCTGAAAAAAGACCTCAGTGATCATGCTAATCCGCAACGTCCGGGCTTTGCGCTGGGGAATGACGGCGGATTGTTACTTTGCTCCTGGCCCAAAGGGGGCAAGCTCTCCCTGCCTTTCGTTTATAGTGACGAAGTATGGACCGGTATAGAATACCAGGTAGCTTCCCACCTGATGCTGATGGGAAAAGTGGAAGAAGGACTTGATATTGTACGTGTATGCCGTAACCGTTATGACGGACGCGTACGCAACCCGTTCAATGAGTATGAATGCGGACACTGGTATGCGCGCGCTATGTCGAGTTATGGCCTGTTACAGG
The Chitinophaga sp. MM2321 DNA segment above includes these coding regions:
- a CDS encoding GH116 family glycosyl hydrolase is translated as MRTDDRRSFLKKLSISGLGMTVIPAVMTKQAAAEAACQPAPEAERKSADSNRIYNSPYTGTYLNRVAFPIGGIGAGMFCLEGTGAVSHLSVRHRPEIFNEPGIFAAIAVKGAAKGVKVLEGPVPEWKKFGPPGTGLGSTGATFGLPRFQQAAFTTRFPFADIILKDEDIPLEVRISGWSPFIPTDEDNSSLPVGALEYHFTNNSTNTVTAVFSFNTRNFMVQGGQGSIQPIQRGFVLTQQGTQEKPHLQGSFAIYTDAADTVVDHCWFRGGWWDALTMAWNTVKAGEIKQHDPVESDAPGASLFVPLTLEPGATKTIRVMMAWYVPDTNLRIGEYVEKKDCLPEKGCCVDSSALGINKNTLYTGTYHKPWYSSRFKDIAEVADYWTTNYTTLYKNTALFRDAFYASTLPPEVMEAVAANLTIIKSPTVMRQYDGRMWNWEGCGDNEGSCHGSCTHVWNYAQAIPHLFPALERSLRHTEFCENQSPEGHQGFRANLPISPLKHDFHAASDGQLGGIMKVYREWRISGDNNWLKKMYPMVKVSMDYCSHTWDPKGKGVVEEPHHNTYDIEFWGPTGICTSFYLGALQAIIKMGHFLKEDVSGYEKLYARGQDFMEQELFNGEYFTQQIRYKDLVAADPVKGGASSQSKESLAILEKEGPKYQYGTGCLSDGVLGAWIAGMCGLEDPLDKKKTTQHLTAVHQYNLKKDLSDHANPQRPGFALGNDGGLLLCSWPKGGKLSLPFVYSDEVWTGIEYQVASHLMLMGKVEEGLDIVRVCRNRYDGRVRNPFNEYECGHWYARAMSSYGLLQGLTGIRYDAVDNTLYIDSRIGDFTCFIGTATGFGTVSLRQGKPALHIAYGDIKVKQVIVAGKISRLA